Below is a genomic region from Raphanus sativus cultivar WK10039 chromosome 4, ASM80110v3, whole genome shotgun sequence.
aattaactgaATCTAAGAGATTTACACTCAGAAATTTTTTTCCTCCTTATTTTTAGAAGTTTGGGAAAATAAGTCCAGCTTCTTCTGTACTGTCCCTGGGTTCCAACAGTAAAGGATTGGTGAGATGAAGATTCcttgatttatttgtttattttcttgtgAGGCATTAATGTTTCTTGTGTATATATagtcaatgttttgaaaaccggaccggacatcgactcggtgaagctactggttgactggttagaCCGGTTCAATCGGTCGAACCGAgcttttcatttatataaaaatatatataattatatatttatactatataaactttacttctaaatataatactttctctattcttctttttattaactcaaaataaacaacaaatataaatctgattactatgtaaactaaaaaaaaaaattatttacagctaaaataatcatatttatttatttttacaactaacatttcaaattttaagaatatggtaaaataaaaatagtatataagagtcaaaaatatatttttcatattttttcttagaaaaatgaaaaatcaattaaatagtgatagttgaacactaatataaaatattaaattttagctagtaataattaaaaacacttaattatatgttaatttttaagaaccaagttttaaaattaaaccgggtcaccggttttaccgggtttcaaccggttttactggtttttatcaaatccgggttttaaaccgaaccggactcggcttcttcagcgagtcacggTCGGGCCGGTTCAACCGGCCGGTCtgatccggttttcaaaacactgtaTATAGTTTAAACCATTActtcttttaatcaaaattttcaatcTTCTTTTGGATGCAAGACTTATTTGGGAAAAGGAAAACACTTGTTTGAAGACTCTCAACTTGTTTGTACTGAAAAGAATATTTGATGGACATTAAGTTTATGCTTTGCAAAGGTCGTTTAGCATGCAACACGATAATAAATCCACCAATAcgttatagtttttatttttaaacacaTTCTTCtggtttcaaaataaatataataaattaatattctgaTGATGAAATTAAACATTACTTTTCTGCAAATATGATCAGTATAACTAAGTTACAGTTGAATGTTCTTTATAGAAATATTACTATATAATGAAATCGGAAATTTCAAGGGATATTCCAGTAATACATATATAGTCTTTCAAAATTTCACTTCATGAAAAGTTTCACAAGGTTgagttttgtgtgtgtgtgtgggtgTGTGTGTGTCTGTGGTGTAACGTGTAGTCAATTTGGAAAGGTTCCATTTCTATAACAAACTGATTAACTAGTATTGCTTGTTGAGTTCTACTCTAGGTATATTACACGTTGGTTAtgcaaaaaaagaagtaaatagAATACAAAAAAATTCTGATCGAATAATATCACACGTGTGATATTAAAAGTAATTTTGTTTTACATGTAGGTATATATTATGTCTCGATCGAAAGTTGTAAAACTAAgacaataattttctttttttttgtaaaacaaaatttagacAATAATTTTCTTTGATTGCACTTAACTACTATATTGATCAATGTAAATTCTCATACAACGATTCAATTTCTTCAACTATCCACTGAAAATTTTATTGTAGAACAAAGTGGAACTCAAAGATAGAGCGGATGACAAAACCAAGGCAGCCGCTGCTAAGGTATCCATATAGAGATTCTACATCAACTATGGTTTTTCTTCAactatgaatttaaaaaaaaaaaataagataactGCTATCCAGTCAGTATCCACAATATAACTCAAAAAAGAAAGGGGTTTGTTatacgaaaatatatatatattttttttgtaactatataCGAAAATATTTTACTCAAGAAAATATACAAGTTACAACTCTCATCTACGTCCTCGTTTTATTACGGTTTATACACGATCATAACTGTTACAGATATGCATTATGTGTTTACATGCAGCATAAACACCAGCCGACTCAAATTATTTGAGATTTTTATACACACTTTTATCAGCCATAATTACTAGTCCGGTTCTTTTTAGAAATTAAGACTCctacaatattaaaatattttgaaaataataatagaaacatATCTTCTACTATATCGGCACTTGCTCAAATTAACCAATATTGCACATGCTAAAATACCGTCTTACATGAACATATTTACTGTTCGAGTGGTTAACATGCATGTACTTAATTGTTTTTTCAATTTAATCAGAATGTTGCAAAGGCACCTGCAAAGGCACCagcaaaagagaacaaaaagcCTCTTGAGTTCAAGCTTCACTCTGGCGAGAGAGCAGTGAAACGTGCCATGTTCAACTACACGGTTTACACGATTTTCCTCAatgttattttgttattaattttgcTTTTCAATTTCCATATGTAGCTCATTCCTTGTATTCGCAGGTTGCAACAAATTATTATATCACAAAACTACAGAAGAAACAAGAAGAGAGGTTGCAGAAGGTAATCTACAAAAAACAAATGCTTACTTAGCATCTGGTTAGAGAAAAACCTTAACCAATTCAACCGAAAATAGTACTCTGACCTGTGTTGGTTTCACTTGGACTGTTTCCTATTAAGTGCATCTCCAGTGATACTCTATaatattttactctaaaataaaataattttattatagaattaGATTTACTCAGATAATTTACtctataaaagattgaaatagATGAATGTTGCATTTTCACTCCAAAAATAGaacaaaatgataatatttttctatattctACTTTATAATAGAGTAACTATATTATAGAATAAATCATTAGAACAAATTCAATTTTACAATAGAGTTACTcttttagagtaaaatatagaataaactatataataacaTCAGACAAGGTCTAACACGGTACCGTACTTTTACATGAGCATGGCTAGTCGAGAAACCGAAGATCTAATTAGTTTCTGTGTGTAAGGTATACGCCGGAATTTCGGTTTAATATGAGTCCTGTAAACATTCCATCGACTGTACATAGATATAGAACcggaacttttttttgtaaactatagAACCGGAACTTCTTAAACTAAAAGAGTAAGTTTACACGGAATCGGTTAAAGAAGAATTCCAGAAAATAAACCTTGTTATTAAATCGGAACAGATGATAGAAGAGGAAGAGATTCGCATGCTAAGAAAGGAAATGGTTCCAAAAGCTCAACTAATGCCTTTCTTCGATAGACCGTTCCTCCCACAGAGGTTAGTTTGGTCCTAAAGCGACTTTAAATGATTCAAATGGTTTTATTATggatctaattttttttccttttcaaatcAATGTATTGGGTGTAGATCGAGCAGACCATTGACGATGCCAAAGGAACCAAGCTTTGGAAATGTAAACagtacttgttggacttgtgTCTTCAACAACCAACACTATCTCTACCATATTCATCATGCTCATGCTTAAATCTTGAAAGACACTAGCTCAGTTAAAAGCATTTGCTAATTTTCATTCCAAATCTTTctttcccaatttttttttttattaatcttggTAAGTTTATGTCTCTTTTCTTTGGTCCTTTCCTCCTCACTTTTTCGAAAGTTTAAATAAATGACCGATTTCGATTGATATCATATGCACGTTGTGATATACTCCTACAAGATAGTCAGTCTTGTCATTAAAACTTTAATTCAACATGTCATTGGAGAGATACAactgttaaattatttttctatatctcctcataataaatatttatatacatgaATAACAATAATAAGACTATGTACAATGGTTTCAAGATTCAACACCATCCATTTCATCTTTTAATCTTCCATGTCATATTCTTTTTCTTCCATCTCATCATTCAACACATATTCAACTTATATCCACTACAATAGTTTTGTTGAATAAAATTCAATACtctattttactaattaataattatttttatatgtatccaaattaaataaacttagtttttatttatagtgAGATTATTGGTTTTAAATAACTAAGAGgatatgaaaatatcaaaaaattttaGAAAGTGACATGTGTCGTCGGTGGTCTCCActttcttcttattcaacatGTTCAACATCTTATTCAACACCAATTAATCCACATCATCAAATTTCATTCTTCAACACCTTCATTGTAGTGATTCAGTTGTTGAATCTTTTATTCAACTCCTCCATTGTACATAGTCTAAGGCTGGAGAGAAGAACATAAGATGATACTTCCCTCTATTTATGAATGATTGAAGTTTAAGaattttcatacatattaataaaagCTATAGACATATTTTTATCtgttaatttttagttttacaaaaaaaatgtttgcttTCCAATAAAGTTACACCACTcatatttttagatttgatttatgtttttcttttaaagaaaaatgcattaactaaaataaaaacatcatttattcaaatacaaaaacaaaggataaaaatcaatattttttataatgagTTAATTTTAGCTGAAATAATTTACTGGTTGAAATACAAAAACTTGAAAtgtgaaatttcatatttttatttgcattttgatcTTTATAATTACACATTACATTTATGattctcaaatatttttttcatttattgtttTATCCTTCAATTTACatctcataaatattttaattttttttataaatttaagttttacacataaaattaaataaaactttaaaagtatgtgaaataattaaaaactagatatagaaaacaaaaataatacaaacgaaacttaacatttttaaagtacattatacataaatattataaaaatttagatactATACAacactaatatttaattaaatttaatctAGAACTTctgaaatttctaaaatattattcaaacaaATTTTGTGTAGCCGAAGatggttgttgttgctgttgttttTGACGTCTTTTTGTTGATGAGGAATACATGATTAGTGGCAGAAATAACAGTTGAAATGATGGAAAATGAAGATACTGATTTCAATCATTTTTAGTTTGTAATCTACAAAGTAAAAATAAAGAGagtcatttttaatttaaatgcaCTAGTTGATCATAGATGAGAACattatgtaattatttttatggAATAATGTGGCATGTTGTTTATAGTTTACTAGTTAATTATGTgtttctatgtaaaattttatattttagtagaccattttattaattaatatttctgtaatatttag
It encodes:
- the LOC108852397 gene encoding microtubule-destabilizing protein 60-like isoform X1; its protein translation is MCTGKSSHTKSSPKKFGKISPASSVLSLGSNSKGLNKVELKDRADDKTKAAAAKNVAKAPAKAPAKENKKPLEFKLHSGERAVKRAMFNYTVATNYYITKLQKKQEERLQKMIEEEEIRMLRKEMVPKAQLMPFFDRPFLPQRSSRPLTMPKEPSFGNVNSTCWTCVFNNQHYLYHIHHAHA
- the LOC108852397 gene encoding microtubule-destabilizing protein 60-like isoform X2, yielding MCTGKSSHTKSSPKNKVELKDRADDKTKAAAAKNVAKAPAKAPAKENKKPLEFKLHSGERAVKRAMFNYTVATNYYITKLQKKQEERLQKMIEEEEIRMLRKEMVPKAQLMPFFDRPFLPQRSSRPLTMPKEPSFGNVNSTCWTCVFNNQHYLYHIHHAHA